AGAGCAGCACAACACCGAGCAGGGCGCCCGTGGACGCAGCCGTCGCGCGGGCTGGACGCCGGGTGCCGCCCGGCGCGCGGCTCCGGCGGCCCGCGGCCCGCCAGGTGATCCACAGGTGCATCATCCAGAGCAGCAGGGCCGTGACCGCAGGCAACGACCAGGCAAGGACCTCGGCGGGGAGTTCGTCAGGGAACACCGGAACGGCGTAAATCATCAGCCAGTGCGCAGCGGCAAGCAATGCCGCCGCAACAAGCACAACGGCGGCCCGCGGAAGCAGGAAAGCCAGCCACGGACGGGCTGCGGTGCTCCGGGCGCGTTGGCTCCCGGGCTGCCAGAACAGGTAGGCCAGGCCCGCGGTGCCGGCAAGCCAGGCGAACCACAGCACCGGCCCGTCCACTAGCCGGAGTTCTTCCAGAAAAGACATCGGCGCTAGCGCCAGGTCCCGACGCCGATGACCGGCCCGGCCTCAAGCCAGGATGACAGCCCGGTGTAGGCGTCGAACCGCATCGCGAGCAGGACGTCCTGCCCCTCGTACCGGAGCTCTACAATCACGGCCCCGGGCTGGACTTCGACGAGCTCGGATTCGCTGGGCTGGCGCCTGGCGATCAGCTCGAGCGAACTCCGGCGGAAAGTGTACTTGGGCCGCGTGCTCAGCGAGGCAAGGCGGAACCACTCCAGGTCGTTGTCCTGATAACGACAAACCCCCATCTGCCAGCCGTTTCCGGCCGTGCAAATGGAGGCGTCCACTGTGCCCAGGGTGCGCCGCAGGGTGATGCGGCGCACCCCCGAAAGGCACAGTGCAAATACCAGCAACGCAAAGACCGTTGCCAGGACGATGAACGGAAAAACGGTATCGTTCATCAAGGTCGTGCTAGCGGATCCCCGCAGTAACCGCGTCGCCCATTTGGGCGTTGTCAGCAACAATGACGACCCGGTTGTTGTCGACGGAGAAGAAGCCGCCGTCGACCACTACAGAAATGCGGTCACCGGAGACCGGCTGGATGGCCAGCTCACCTTCGGCCAGTATCGCCAGCAGGGGCGAGTGGCCGGGCAGGATTCCGATTTCACCATCGCTGGTGCGGGCCTTGACCATGGTGGCCGCTCCGGACCACACGAAGTGGTCCGCTGCGACAATCTCAACCTCAAGCTCAGCCATATTACTTGGTCTGTTCCTGGATCTTGGCCCACTGGCGCTCGACGTCATCCAGGCCGCCGACGTTGAAGAACGCCTGCTCTGCGATGTGGTCCAGCTCGCCGTCGCAGATTGCGGTGAAGCCTTCAACGGTGTCCTTGATGGACACGGTGGAGCCCTCGACGCCGGTGAACTGCTTGGCGGTGTAGGTGTTCTGCGAGAGGAACTGCTGGATGCGGCGGGCACGCGAGACAACAATCTTGTCTTCTTCAGAGAGTTCGTCAACACCGAGGATGGCGATGATGTCCTGAAGTTCCTTGTTCTTCTGCAGGATCTGCTTGACGCGGACGGCCGTGTTGTAGTGGTCGTTGCCGATGTACTGCGGATCCAGGATGCGGGACGTCGACGTCAGCGGGTCAACGGCCGGGTACAGACCACGGGAAGCGATTTCACGGGACAGTTCCGTGGTCGCGTCGAGGTGTGCGAAGGTCGTGGCCGGAGCCGGGTCGGTGTAGTCATCTGCGGGTACGTAGATGGCCTGCATCGAGGTGATCGAGTGGCCCTTGGTGGACGTGATGCGCTCCTGCAGGAGACCCATCTCGTCAGCCAGGTTGGGCTGGTAGCCCACGGCCGAAGGCATCCGGCCGAGGAGGGTGGAAACCTCGGAACCTGCCTGGGTGAAGCGGAAGATGTTATCGATGAAGAGCAGCACGTCCTGGTTCTGCACATCGCGGAAGTACTCCGCCATGGTCAGCGCGGACAGTGCAACGCGCAGGCGCGTTCCCGGCGGCTCATCCATTTGGCCGAAGACAAGGGCGGTGTCCTTAAGGACGCCCGCCTCTTCCATTTCAACCCAGAGGTCGTTACCTTCACGGGTACGCTCGCCGACACCGGCGAAGACCGAGGTGCCGCCGAAGTTGCGGGCAACACGGGTGATCATTTCCTGGATCAGTACCGTCTTGCCAACGCCGGCACCACCGAACAGACCGATTTTGCCACCCTTGATGTACGGGGTGAGAAGGTCAATGACCTTAATGCCGGTTTCCATCATCTCGGTGGAACCCTCGAGCGTCGCGAAGGCCGGGGCCTTGCGGTGGATGGGCCAGCGCTCGGTGATTTCGAGTTCCGACTCAGGCACGTCCAGCGGCTGGCCGAGGACGTTGAAGATGTGTCCCTTGACGACGTCGCCGACAGGCACGGAAATGGGGGCACCCGAGTCCACTACAGCGGTACCGCGGACAAGTCCGTCGGTCGCCTGCAGCGAGATGGCGCGAATGACGTTATCGCCGAGGTGCAGAGCAACCTCAAACGTGATCGTCTTGGTCTCACCGTTGAGAGTAATCTCAGTGGTGAGTGCGTTGTAAATCGAGGGGATTGCGTCAGCCGGGAATTCGACGTCGACAACCGGGCCAATAACACGTGCAATACGGCCGGTAGCACCGGTCGTCGCGGCTACGTGTTCGGTAGCTGTGGCAGTCATCTCTCTCACTTCACTCAGTAGATGGCGTTGGGTTAAGTTTCTTTTGGTGCAGGTACAGCTGGATCCGGATTCGTGCGGCTAGGACGCGTTCAACGCGTCGGCACCGGCCACGATTTCGGAAAGCTCCTGCGTAATTTCAGCCTGGCGGGCGGTGTTGCGCAGACGCGTAAACTTCTTGATGAGATCCGTGGCATTGTCGCCGGCGGACTTCATTGCCCGCTGGCGGGCAGCAAGCTCTGAAGCTGCTGCCTGCAGCATCGCGGCGAAGATACGTGATTCGATGTAGCGCGGCAGCAGAGCGTCGAGAACCTGTTCCGTTTCCGGTTCGAATTCGTAGAGCGGCAGCAGATCCGATTCGGACGCCGCCTGCTCTTCGACAACCTCCAGCGGGAGAAGACGGACAACCGTCGGCTCCTGGGTCACCATGGACTTGAAGCGGGTGTAGACGACGTGGATTTCGTCGACGCCTCCCTCTGCGTAGTCCGTCGCAAAGTCGGCCAGCAATGCTTCGCCGATTTCCTGTGCCGTGGCAAACTCCGGTGCGTCCGTACCGCCGGTCCAGACACGCCCGTAAGGACGGTTCCGGAAGTCGAAGTACGCCTGCGCCTTGCGGCCGACCAGGTACATCTTGACTTCCTTGCCCTCCTCGACGAGCAGCTCGTGGAGGCCTTCCGCCTGCTTGAGCACACTCGCGGAGTACGACCCTGCAAGGCCACGGTCCGAGGTGATTACCAGGACGGCGGCCCGGCGGATCTGCTCCGGCTCGGTGGTCAGCGGGTGGTCGATTTCGCTCTGGCTTGCGACAGCAGAAACGGCACGCGTGATGGCGTTTGCGTAAGGCAGTGAAGCTGCTACGCGTGCTCGGGCCTTGCCGATGCGCGAGGTAGCGATCAGTTCCATCGCCTTGAAGATCTTGCGCATCGACGTCGTCGAGCTGATCTTCTGGCGGTAGACCCGAATCTGGGCTCCCATACTTATCCTTTCCTAAGATCCCGGTGGCCGGGACTGCCAGAACCCGGTGGGGTTCCGGCAGTCCCGGCCAGCGAAACTAGCGCTTCTGCTTGACGATTTTTTCCTGGTCGACCTGTGCCTCGTCGATGGCTGCATGCTCTTCGTGCCCTGCACCAACAAGGAGGCTGTCTCCCTCGCCGAAGAAGCCCTTTTTGAAGTCCACGATCGCGGTCTTCAGTGCTTCTGCGGTGTCATCGCTCATCACGTTGGTCTGGGCCAGCGTCGTCAGGATGGAGGACTTGTGCTTGAGGTGGTCCAGGAACTCGGTTTCGAAGCGGCTGATGTCCTCAACCGGAACGTCGTCGAGGTGCCCGTTGGTACCGGCCCAAATGGACACGACCTGGTTCTCGACCGGGAAGGGTGAGTACTGGCCCTGCTTGAGCAGTTCCATCAGGCGTGCACCGCGGGTCAGCTGCTGGCGCGATGCGGCGTCGAGGTCCGACGCGAACATTGCGAAAGCCTGCATATCGCGGTACTGGGCCAGTTCCAGCTTCAAGGTACCGGAGACCTTCTTCATGGACTTGACCTGGGCGGCGCCACCAACGCGGGAAACGGAGACACCCACGTCGACGGCCGGACGCTGGTTGGCGTTGAAGAGGTCCGACTGCAGGAAGATCTGGCCATCGGTAATGGAGATCACGTTGGTCGGGATGTAGGCGGAGACGTCGTTTGCCTTGGTTTCGATGAGCGGCAGGCCGGTCATCGACCCTGCACCGAGCTCGTCGGAGAGCTTGGCACAACGCTCCAGCAACCGGGAGTGCAAGTAGAAGACGTCGCCCGGGTAGGCTTCGCGTCCCGGCGGGCGGCGGAGCAGCAGGGATACAGCACGGTAAGCCTCGGCCTGCTTGGAGAGGTCATCAAACACGATAAGGACGTGCTTGCCGCCGTACATCCAGTGCTGGCCGATGGCCGAACCGGCGTACGGAGCCAGGTACTTGAAGCCTGCGGGGTCGGATGCGGGGGAAGCCACGATCGTCGTGTACTCCAGCGCACCGTTGTCCTCGAGGGTCTGGCGGACGGCCGCGATCGTCGATGCCTTCTGGCCGATGGCTACATAGATGCAGCGCACCTGCTTGTTGACATCCCCGGAAGCCCAGTTAGCCTTCTGGTTGATGATCGTGTCGATGGCAATGGCGGACTTGCCGGTCTGGCGGTCACCGATGATCAGCTGACGCTGGCCGCGGCCGATCGGGATCATGGCGTCGATCGCCTTGAGGCCGGTCTGCATCGGCTCGTGGACCGATTTGCGCTGGGTCACGCCAGGCGCCTGAAGTTCAAGCGCACGGGTGGTTTCGGCCTTGATCTCGCCAAGGTCATCGATGGGCTCGCCCAACGGGTCAACAACCCGGCCGAGGAAGGCGTCGCCCACCGGTACGGACAGAACCTGTCCGGTGCGGTGAACTTCCTGGCCTTCTTCGATTCCGGTGAAGTCGCCGAGGACGATAACGCCAATCTCGCGAACGTCGAGGTTCTGGGCCAGGCCCAGCGTGCCGTCTTCGAAGCGAAGCAGCTCATTCGCCATGACCGAGGGAAGGCCCTCAACACGGGCGATGCCGTCACCTGCGGTTGTTACACGGCCGACCTCTACGCGCTCAGCGTTTCCGGGTTCGTAGGACGCCGCGAACTCGTTCAACGCATTACGGACGTCGTCGGCGTTGATGGTCAATTCGGCCATCTGCAGTCCCTGCTCTCCTGTTTTCGTGATCATCGTTGCTCACGATGACCGGGGTTTCGTTTAGTTGTGCTGGTCCGGCTGGCTAAGCAAGCTGGCGGTGGAGCTGGCCCAGGCGGGCGAGGACAGAAGCGTCTACCACTTCATCCCCTACCTGGATCCGGATGCCACCGATCAGTGCCGGGTCAACGTTCATGTTGATCTTGAGCTCGCGTCCGTACAGGGCGTTCAGGCCCTCCTGCAGACGGCTGGTCTGTGTCTCCGCCAGCGGACGGGTGACGCTGACTGTTGCAATCCAGCGCTGCTGGCGCTTTGCTGCAAGCTCCGCGAAACGACGAACAAGCTTGGTCGCCTTGAGGCCGCGGGGCTGCGAAACTGCTTGTCCAATCAGGACTTTCGCTTCCTCGCTTGCACTGGGTACAAGCTTTTCAGCTAGGGCCACCTTGGCAGCCGCGCTGGCCTGCGGTTCGGACACAGCACGCTGGACCTCGTGATTGGAATCGACGGCCTGGTTGAAAGAGAACAGGTCGTTCTCCAGCGCTTCCAGCCCGCTGATGCCTGAGGCAGCGGCAGCCGACTTGTTCTCAGCAACGGCAATGACCACCGAAGCGGCAAGAGTCTCGAGAGCATCGCCGATATCCCGGGCTGATGCCCAGCGTGAGCCGGCCAGTCCGCTCGCGATGTCCACAGCTTCCGCGGAGACGTTCCCGCCAAAGAGCTGCTTGACCAGCGCCGACTTGTCCGCGCCGCTGCGGGACGGGTCAGTCAGGGCGCGTCGCAAGCCAGCCGAGCTGTCTACCGTGCCCAGAATTCCGAAGAGTTCTTTAGCCAGCTGCAGCGAGGCGAAAGGAAGTTTGACTTCCAAATCCGCCAGGGCCGCGGTCAGCGATCCGCTCGATACACCTGCCATTACTTAGCTGCACCTGCGTTCTGGTTCTCCAGATCTGCCAGGAAACGGTCAACCACACGGGCCGAACGCGCGTCGTCCTCGAGGGACTCGCCGACGATGCGGCCAGCCAGCGTCGTGGCAAGCGTGCCGACCTCCGAGCGGAGCGACACAACGGCCGCCTGACGCTCGGACTGGATGGCTGCGTGTGCCTGCGCCGTGATACGAGCAGACTCGGCAGCCGCCTTCTCCTTCAGGTCCGCAAGAATCTGGGCGCCTTCGGCACGGGCTTCCTCGCGGATGCGGTTGGCCTCGGCACGGGCGTCCGTAAGCTGCTGCTTGTACTCTTCGAGCGCGGCAGAAGCCTCTGCCTGGGCCTTTTCAGCCTTGGCAATGCCACCTTCGATGGCCTCGGCACGCTCCGCGAAGGTCTTCTCGAACATCGGGACAACATACTTGACCACAATGAACATGAGGACAGCAAAGCCGGCCAAGACGACGCCCATTTCCCAAACATTGGGAAGCAAAGGCGACTGGCCTTCAACGGCGGCTGAGATGATCAGCTGATTCATAATTCACCCGTCCTTATCTACTCGGTTCTGGATGTTCGCTTAGCTCTAAGGTTCAGACTAGAGAACGAACGCGAAGACCAGGCCGAGGATGGCGAGGGCTTCGGTCAGCGCGAGGCCGAGGAAGGCGATCGGCTGGAGCACACGCTGTGCCTCCGGCTGGCGTGCAACACCGTTGATGTACGCGGCGAACACGAGACCAACACCGATACCACCGCCGATTGCGGACAGACCGTAACCTACGAGGTTGAGAGAGCCGTTCATTTTTCTTCCTTTCAAGATGCCGTCTGTGCGGCAGGTTGTTTGGGTTGCTTCATCCCGCAAGGGGAAGTTTGGGGTGCCTAGTGGCTGTCCGCGTGCAGCGCGCCTTCAATGTAGATGGCGGTCAGCAGCGTAAACACGTAAGCCTGCAGAACCATAATCAGCGCTTCGAGCATGTACATCGCAATGGCGCCGGCGAGAACGAGCACCGAGGTGCCCTTCAGCAGGAGGTTTTCATTCATCACGAGGTACTCGATGCCGGAACCGGCAATCATCACGATCAGGTGCCCCGCCAGCATCGTCGCAAACAAACGCAGGCTGTGCGTCACCGGGCGGACCAGGAAGTTGGAGATGATCTCGATCGGGATAACGATCGGAAGAATATAGCCCGGGACTCCGGAGGGAACGGTGGCCAGCTTGAAGTAGCGCAGTCCGTTTTTCCTGACGCCGATGACGATCCAGGTAATGTACACAATCGCGGCCATCACATATGCGCCGCCGACGTGCGAGAACGTCGGGAGCTGGATGACCGGAATGGCACCGTAGATGTTGTTCACCAGGATAAAGAAGAAGAGGCTGAACAACAGCGGGACGTACTTCATAAAATCTTTGCCGCCGATGATGTCCTTGGCAATGCCATTGCGGACGAAGCCGTAAGCGGCTTCACCCGCAAACTGCAGTTTGCCGGGGACAAGCTGGCCCTTGCGGGCAGCTAGCAGAAAGAATGTGGCGATAATAACGACCGAAAGGATTACCAGCAGCATCTGCTTGGAGAATCCGTCGGCCGCCCCCCACGGCAGGATTGCCGGCAGGTGCATTTCTTCAATTCCAGGAGGCGAAAAAGGTCCTGAATCTTGGGCCGGGAGCGCAAGCGCGATCAACGCGTTTCCTCTCTGCAGTGTCCATCATTGGGCGTTGGTCGGGGAAAGTCGGCGTTGCTGCCGGCCTCTCCCCCTGTGAAATTATTTGGCATTACTGATCCTCGTCCACGGACGGGCCACGTGCGGCATTGTCCCCGCCGGCGGAATGCTCCGGGCTGGTGAGGCCGTGCATGTGAGAAAGATAGAAACCTCCGGCGGCTCCAAGCAGGGCGCCTGCGAGCACAATCCAGCGGGTTCCCCACAGATTATCCAGACCCCACCCTATCAAACTCCAGACGATGATTCCGCCAACAATGTAGCTGAAGACGGCGATTCCGGCGTTGTATCCGCCGTCCCTGCCGTTCCCGGATACACCGGGGGCTCCGCCAGTGGTTTTGTGGGTTTTGGGCTTGCTTGCGCGTCCGTCTTTGCGGCTAGACATCGGTGCCGCCCTCGGAGGTCTTGGGGTCGTTGTAGATCTGCAGCCGGGCCGTGCTGAAACCGTAGATCTCGGCGGCCTGCCACAACACAACTGTCACGACGGCGCCGGCCAGGAACCAGCCCCGGGAAAGCCAGTCGGGGGTGCCGATGGCAAAAAGCACCACGGCAAAGCCAACGATCTTGATGAA
This genomic window from Arthrobacter sp. EM1 contains:
- a CDS encoding F0F1 ATP synthase subunit gamma, with protein sequence MGAQIRVYRQKISSTTSMRKIFKAMELIATSRIGKARARVAASLPYANAITRAVSAVASQSEIDHPLTTEPEQIRRAAVLVITSDRGLAGSYSASVLKQAEGLHELLVEEGKEVKMYLVGRKAQAYFDFRNRPYGRVWTGGTDAPEFATAQEIGEALLADFATDYAEGGVDEIHVVYTRFKSMVTQEPTVVRLLPLEVVEEQAASESDLLPLYEFEPETEQVLDALLPRYIESRIFAAMLQAAASELAARQRAMKSAGDNATDLIKKFTRLRNTARQAEITQELSEIVAGADALNAS
- a CDS encoding F0F1 ATP synthase subunit epsilon gives rise to the protein MAELEVEIVAADHFVWSGAATMVKARTSDGEIGILPGHSPLLAILAEGELAIQPVSGDRISVVVDGGFFSVDNNRVVIVADNAQMGDAVTAGIR
- a CDS encoding F0F1 ATP synthase subunit delta, whose amino-acid sequence is MAGVSSGSLTAALADLEVKLPFASLQLAKELFGILGTVDSSAGLRRALTDPSRSGADKSALVKQLFGGNVSAEAVDIASGLAGSRWASARDIGDALETLAASVVIAVAENKSAAAASGISGLEALENDLFSFNQAVDSNHEVQRAVSEPQASAAAKVALAEKLVPSASEEAKVLIGQAVSQPRGLKATKLVRRFAELAAKRQQRWIATVSVTRPLAETQTSRLQEGLNALYGRELKINMNVDPALIGGIRIQVGDEVVDASVLARLGQLHRQLA
- the atpE gene encoding ATP synthase F0 subunit C, which translates into the protein MNGSLNLVGYGLSAIGGGIGVGLVFAAYINGVARQPEAQRVLQPIAFLGLALTEALAILGLVFAFVL
- the atpB gene encoding F0F1 ATP synthase subunit A, with product MIALALPAQDSGPFSPPGIEEMHLPAILPWGAADGFSKQMLLVILSVVIIATFFLLAARKGQLVPGKLQFAGEAAYGFVRNGIAKDIIGGKDFMKYVPLLFSLFFFILVNNIYGAIPVIQLPTFSHVGGAYVMAAIVYITWIVIGVRKNGLRYFKLATVPSGVPGYILPIVIPIEIISNFLVRPVTHSLRLFATMLAGHLIVMIAGSGIEYLVMNENLLLKGTSVLVLAGAIAMYMLEALIMVLQAYVFTLLTAIYIEGALHADSH
- a CDS encoding DUF2550 domain-containing protein; amino-acid sequence: MNDTVFPFIVLATVFALLVFALCLSGVRRITLRRTLGTVDASICTAGNGWQMGVCRYQDNDLEWFRLASLSTRPKYTFRRSSLELIARRQPSESELVEVQPGAVIVELRYEGQDVLLAMRFDAYTGLSSWLEAGPVIGVGTWR
- a CDS encoding F0F1 ATP synthase subunit B → MNQLIISAAVEGQSPLLPNVWEMGVVLAGFAVLMFIVVKYVVPMFEKTFAERAEAIEGGIAKAEKAQAEASAALEEYKQQLTDARAEANRIREEARAEGAQILADLKEKAAAESARITAQAHAAIQSERQAAVVSLRSEVGTLATTLAGRIVGESLEDDARSARVVDRFLADLENQNAGAAK
- the atpA gene encoding F0F1 ATP synthase subunit alpha yields the protein MAELTINADDVRNALNEFAASYEPGNAERVEVGRVTTAGDGIARVEGLPSVMANELLRFEDGTLGLAQNLDVREIGVIVLGDFTGIEEGQEVHRTGQVLSVPVGDAFLGRVVDPLGEPIDDLGEIKAETTRALELQAPGVTQRKSVHEPMQTGLKAIDAMIPIGRGQRQLIIGDRQTGKSAIAIDTIINQKANWASGDVNKQVRCIYVAIGQKASTIAAVRQTLEDNGALEYTTIVASPASDPAGFKYLAPYAGSAIGQHWMYGGKHVLIVFDDLSKQAEAYRAVSLLLRRPPGREAYPGDVFYLHSRLLERCAKLSDELGAGSMTGLPLIETKANDVSAYIPTNVISITDGQIFLQSDLFNANQRPAVDVGVSVSRVGGAAQVKSMKKVSGTLKLELAQYRDMQAFAMFASDLDAASRQQLTRGARLMELLKQGQYSPFPVENQVVSIWAGTNGHLDDVPVEDISRFETEFLDHLKHKSSILTTLAQTNVMSDDTAEALKTAIVDFKKGFFGEGDSLLVGAGHEEHAAIDEAQVDQEKIVKQKR
- the atpD gene encoding F0F1 ATP synthase subunit beta, which gives rise to MTATATEHVAATTGATGRIARVIGPVVDVEFPADAIPSIYNALTTEITLNGETKTITFEVALHLGDNVIRAISLQATDGLVRGTAVVDSGAPISVPVGDVVKGHIFNVLGQPLDVPESELEITERWPIHRKAPAFATLEGSTEMMETGIKVIDLLTPYIKGGKIGLFGGAGVGKTVLIQEMITRVARNFGGTSVFAGVGERTREGNDLWVEMEEAGVLKDTALVFGQMDEPPGTRLRVALSALTMAEYFRDVQNQDVLLFIDNIFRFTQAGSEVSTLLGRMPSAVGYQPNLADEMGLLQERITSTKGHSITSMQAIYVPADDYTDPAPATTFAHLDATTELSREIASRGLYPAVDPLTSTSRILDPQYIGNDHYNTAVRVKQILQKNKELQDIIAILGVDELSEEDKIVVSRARRIQQFLSQNTYTAKQFTGVEGSTVSIKDTVEGFTAICDGELDHIAEQAFFNVGGLDDVERQWAKIQEQTK